One segment of Pleomorphomonas sp. PLEO DNA contains the following:
- a CDS encoding LysR family transcriptional regulator: MDTLVSLRVFCAVAELKSFTAAADRLGLSPAMASKHVMQLEGRLGSRLLNRTSRRVSLTEAGTLYFNQSRQMLEGLDEVEAAIGNATLAPRGILKLSAPVWIASGFFVDRMADYNRRYPDVCLDLDLSGRLVNLVDEGFDLALRATNPERLDPGLIARPIMNIEFRLMAAPDYLTRTGRPRDIDDLNGHAMLRFSGIAPGDSMMLKGPDGPRKVTFRIVMLSENETVLHLAALAGMGLVFLPTWMAADDIAAGRLEMIMPEAAKLSLTLYAVYPSRKYLSAKVRTFVDFMTESVRHGTGV; encoded by the coding sequence ATGGATACGCTGGTCAGCCTCCGGGTGTTTTGCGCCGTCGCCGAACTGAAGAGCTTCACCGCCGCCGCCGACCGCCTCGGCCTGTCGCCAGCCATGGCCAGCAAGCACGTGATGCAGCTGGAAGGCCGGCTGGGCAGCCGCCTTCTCAACCGGACGAGCCGGCGCGTCAGCCTCACCGAGGCCGGCACGCTCTACTTCAACCAGAGCCGGCAGATGCTCGAAGGCCTCGACGAGGTGGAAGCGGCGATCGGCAACGCCACGCTGGCGCCGCGCGGCATCCTGAAACTCAGCGCGCCCGTGTGGATCGCCAGCGGCTTCTTCGTCGACCGGATGGCCGACTACAACCGCCGCTACCCGGACGTCTGCCTCGATCTCGACCTGAGCGGCCGCCTCGTCAACCTCGTCGATGAGGGCTTCGACCTGGCGCTGCGCGCCACCAACCCCGAGCGGCTCGACCCCGGCCTGATTGCCCGGCCGATCATGAACATCGAGTTCCGCCTGATGGCCGCGCCCGACTATCTGACACGCACCGGCCGCCCGCGCGACATCGACGACCTCAACGGCCACGCCATGCTGCGCTTCAGCGGCATCGCCCCCGGCGACAGCATGATGCTGAAAGGCCCGGACGGCCCGCGCAAGGTGACGTTCCGCATCGTCATGCTAAGCGAGAACGAAACCGTCCTCCACCTCGCCGCCCTTGCCGGCATGGGCCTCGTCTTCCTGCCCACCTGGATGGCCGCCGACGACATCGCCGCCGGCCGCCTCGAAATGATCATGCCGGAAGCCGCCAAACTCTCCCTCACCCTCTACGCCGTCTACCCCAGCCGCAAGTATCTCTCGGCCAAGGTGCGAACCTTCGTCGATTTCATGACCGAGAGCGTAAGGCATGGGACGGGGGTATAG
- a CDS encoding DUF1330 domain-containing protein — protein MTAYFVAQIRIDDPAEYQRYLEACDEVFARFNGEYLAVDAAPTVLEGDWPYTRSVLIRFPSEADLLAWYSSPEYQAIVVHRLGGAKCDSILLHGKDES, from the coding sequence ATGACCGCCTATTTCGTGGCTCAGATCCGCATCGACGACCCCGCCGAGTACCAGCGTTATCTCGAGGCCTGCGATGAGGTGTTCGCACGCTTTAACGGCGAATATCTCGCCGTCGACGCGGCGCCGACGGTGCTGGAGGGCGACTGGCCCTATACGCGCTCGGTGCTGATCCGCTTTCCCAGCGAGGCCGATCTGCTCGCCTGGTACAGCTCGCCGGAGTATCAGGCGATCGTTGTGCATCGGCTCGGCGGCGCCAAGTGCGACAGCATCCTCCTGCATGGCAAGGATGAGAGCTAG
- a CDS encoding PLP-dependent aminotransferase family protein, with the protein MWKPRLIESARTKYLGIVDALEADIRAGRVARGDRLPAQRAIAEALGVDLTTVTRAFNEAGRRGLVAAQAGRGTFIREAMDGEGGDVAQPLIDLSMNIPPQPAAFDFRKLLPHGIAGVLGNANGLLRLHYQDSTGSEPDRHAGAHWLAQRIEGVTADRVVVAGGAQSALFAVSELLLNRGDVVAAGAMTYPGLKAVVLQKGLVVAPLDMDDKGILPEAFERACRERGAKLLYVIPSIDNPTTATLPEDRRRALASIARQYDVAIIEDDPYAPLLPERRLSIAELAPDITWHIATLSKCATPALRVAYVVAPSSTLALRLAGVLRATILMAPPLMSALVSRWIADGALDDLARAIREENVERQKLAASILGGSGYAADPHGHHLWLRLPDPWRAADFAAHADRAGVSIVPASAFATVTNPEEAVRISLGVAPDRGDLEDGLTQLASLISQPTLGTKAVV; encoded by the coding sequence ATGTGGAAGCCGCGGTTGATCGAGAGTGCCCGGACGAAATATCTGGGCATCGTCGATGCTCTCGAAGCGGATATTCGCGCGGGACGGGTGGCGCGCGGCGACCGGCTGCCGGCGCAGCGCGCCATTGCCGAGGCGCTGGGCGTCGATCTGACGACGGTGACGCGGGCCTTCAATGAGGCGGGCCGTCGGGGGCTGGTGGCAGCGCAGGCCGGCCGGGGCACCTTTATCCGCGAGGCGATGGACGGGGAGGGCGGGGATGTCGCCCAGCCGCTGATCGATCTCAGCATGAACATTCCGCCGCAGCCGGCGGCGTTCGATTTCCGCAAGCTGCTGCCGCACGGCATCGCCGGCGTTCTCGGCAATGCCAATGGCCTGCTTCGCCTTCATTACCAGGACAGCACCGGGTCGGAACCCGACCGGCATGCCGGCGCCCACTGGCTGGCCCAGCGCATCGAGGGCGTGACGGCCGACCGGGTGGTGGTGGCGGGCGGAGCGCAGAGCGCGCTGTTCGCGGTGAGCGAACTGCTGCTCAATCGCGGCGACGTGGTGGCGGCCGGGGCGATGACCTATCCGGGGCTGAAGGCCGTGGTCCTGCAGAAAGGGCTGGTGGTCGCCCCCCTCGACATGGACGACAAGGGCATCCTGCCCGAGGCCTTCGAAAGGGCCTGCCGGGAGCGGGGGGCCAAGCTGCTCTACGTCATTCCGAGCATCGACAATCCGACGACGGCGACGCTGCCTGAGGATCGCCGCCGCGCGCTTGCATCCATCGCCCGCCAGTACGATGTGGCGATCATCGAGGACGACCCTTACGCGCCGCTGCTGCCGGAGCGCCGGCTGTCGATCGCCGAGCTGGCGCCCGACATCACCTGGCATATCGCCACCTTGTCGAAATGCGCGACGCCGGCTCTGAGGGTGGCCTATGTGGTGGCGCCGAGTTCCACCCTCGCGCTGCGCCTCGCCGGCGTGTTGCGCGCCACCATCCTGATGGCGCCGCCGCTGATGTCGGCGCTGGTCAGCCGCTGGATTGCCGACGGGGCGCTCGACGATCTCGCGCGGGCGATCCGTGAGGAGAACGTCGAGCGGCAAAAGCTTGCGGCGTCCATTCTGGGCGGCTCGGGCTATGCCGCCGATCCGCACGGCCATCACCTGTGGCTGCGCCTGCCCGATCCCTGGCGCGCCGCCGACTTTGCCGCGCATGCCGACCGGGCCGGCGTGTCGATCGTGCCGGCCTCCGCCTTCGCCACCGTCACCAATCCCGAGGAGGCCGTGCGGATATCGCTCGGCGTCGCGCCTGACCGGGGTGATCTCGAAGACGGGCTGACCCAGCTTGCAAGCCTCATTTCCCAGCCGACACTCGGCACCAAGGCCGTCGTGTGA
- a CDS encoding DoxX family protein, with amino-acid sequence MLDTSVWGPRALAVLRVITALLFLEHATMKFFAFPAGMGMGDGPLPTLIAVAGAIEIIASLMIITGLYARIAAFIASGEMAIAYFMAHAPSSFWPAINKGESAILFCFIFLYIAAAGAGAWSADNVRAAAKAAA; translated from the coding sequence ATGCTTGATACTTCCGTCTGGGGCCCGCGCGCCCTCGCTGTCCTCCGCGTCATCACCGCCCTGTTGTTCCTCGAGCACGCCACCATGAAGTTCTTCGCCTTCCCGGCGGGGATGGGAATGGGCGATGGCCCGCTGCCAACGCTGATCGCGGTGGCCGGCGCCATCGAGATCATCGCCTCGCTGATGATCATCACCGGCTTGTATGCGCGCATCGCCGCCTTCATCGCCTCGGGCGAAATGGCCATCGCCTATTTCATGGCCCATGCGCCGTCGAGCTTCTGGCCGGCCATCAACAAGGGTGAATCGGCCATCCTGTTCTGCTTCATCTTCCTGTACATCGCCGCCGCCGGCGCCGGTGCCTGGTCGGCGGATAACGTCCGCGCCGCCGCCAAAGCCGCCGCCTGA
- a CDS encoding LysR substrate-binding domain-containing protein → MEAINLNRLAYFAAVVDTGSFTKAADRLGITKTVVSQQVAKLEAELRTSLLVRTTRRVAPTEAGRLLHARCVMILREAEDAVEELAEANAEPTGLLRIAAPNDYGTSTIAPLAAKFARRFPACAVDLVLSDAKTDLLADQIDLSIRVGWLDDSSLQARRIGTFRQLLVAAPDIAATIATDEPEALASLPFIANGALREPLLWHFTKGDFDRRAVRMRPAVTINTSPAVLAATLVGGGLSVLPDFQAADPIAAGRLVHVLPAWTLPSGGIHAVYPAARFRPTKVTAFVAMLVEEIRGG, encoded by the coding sequence ATGGAAGCCATCAACCTCAACCGCCTCGCCTACTTCGCCGCCGTGGTCGACACCGGCTCCTTCACCAAGGCGGCCGATCGCCTGGGCATCACCAAGACGGTGGTCAGCCAGCAGGTGGCCAAGCTGGAAGCCGAACTCAGGACGAGCCTCCTGGTCCGGACGACGCGCCGCGTCGCACCGACCGAAGCCGGTCGCCTGTTGCATGCCCGCTGCGTCATGATCCTGCGCGAGGCGGAGGACGCCGTCGAGGAACTGGCGGAGGCCAATGCCGAGCCCACCGGCCTGTTGCGCATCGCCGCGCCCAACGACTACGGCACATCGACCATCGCGCCGCTGGCCGCCAAATTCGCCCGGCGCTTTCCCGCCTGCGCCGTCGATCTCGTGCTGTCGGACGCCAAGACCGATCTCCTCGCCGACCAGATCGACCTGTCCATCCGGGTCGGCTGGCTCGACGACTCCAGCCTGCAGGCAAGGCGGATCGGCACCTTCCGCCAGCTGCTGGTCGCCGCGCCCGATATCGCCGCGACCATTGCCACCGACGAGCCGGAAGCCCTGGCGTCCCTGCCCTTCATTGCCAACGGCGCGCTGCGGGAGCCGCTGCTGTGGCACTTCACGAAAGGCGATTTCGACCGCCGCGCCGTCCGCATGCGCCCGGCCGTCACCATCAACACCTCACCCGCCGTGCTGGCGGCGACGCTGGTCGGCGGCGGCCTGTCGGTGCTGCCCGATTTCCAGGCCGCCGACCCCATCGCCGCCGGCCGACTCGTCCACGTCCTGCCGGCATGGACCCTGCCCTCGGGCGGCATCCACGCCGTCTACCCAGCCGCCCGCTTCCGCCCCACCAAAGTCACCGCCTTCGTCGCCATGCTGGTGGAGGAAATCCGAGGGGGCTGA
- a CDS encoding cytochrome ubiquinol oxidase subunit I gives MFGLTALELARIQFGFTISFHIVFPAITIGLASYLAVLEGLWLWKKDVVYRDLYHFWSKIFAVNFAMGVVSGLVMAYQFGTNWSYFSSFAGSITGPLLAYEVLTAFFLEAGFLGVMLFGWNKVGPGLHLFATIMVAIGTLISATWILASNSWMQTPQGYEIVNNVVVPVDWLKVIFNPSFPYRLAHMVVAAFLSTGLFVGASGAWHLLRRNDTPRIRTMFSMAMWMVLIVTPLQIFVGDLHGINTLEHQPAKIAAMEGHWRNEPGAGVPLILFGLPDMDGEVTRYKLEIPRLGGLILTHSLDGQYKGLSEFPKEDRPNSAVVFWSFRVMVGLGMLMLLLGVWSAWLRWRGAFFAQPWFLRFATVMGPSGLIAILAGWYTTEIGRQPWVVYGVMRTKDAVSNHSAPVLSATLIVFMVMYFAVFGTGVSYMLKLIAKGPADSDDEHTPHDAGQSPRPARPLSAAPDDIDPSIN, from the coding sequence ATGTTCGGTCTGACCGCGCTGGAACTGGCCCGCATCCAGTTTGGCTTCACCATCTCCTTCCACATCGTCTTCCCGGCGATCACCATCGGCCTTGCCAGCTATCTGGCGGTACTCGAGGGGCTGTGGCTGTGGAAGAAGGACGTCGTCTATCGCGACCTCTATCATTTCTGGTCGAAGATCTTCGCCGTCAACTTCGCCATGGGCGTCGTCTCCGGTCTGGTGATGGCCTATCAGTTCGGCACCAACTGGAGCTATTTCTCCTCGTTCGCCGGCTCGATCACCGGCCCGCTTCTCGCCTACGAGGTGCTGACCGCCTTCTTCCTGGAGGCGGGCTTTCTCGGGGTGATGCTGTTCGGCTGGAACAAGGTGGGGCCGGGGCTGCACTTGTTTGCCACCATCATGGTGGCGATCGGCACGCTGATTTCCGCCACCTGGATCCTCGCCTCCAACAGCTGGATGCAGACGCCGCAGGGCTATGAGATCGTCAACAACGTGGTGGTGCCGGTCGACTGGCTGAAGGTGATCTTCAACCCCTCCTTCCCCTATCGGCTCGCCCACATGGTGGTGGCGGCCTTCCTGTCGACGGGCCTGTTCGTCGGGGCGTCCGGCGCCTGGCATCTTCTGAGGCGCAACGACACGCCGCGCATCCGGACCATGTTCTCGATGGCGATGTGGATGGTGCTGATCGTGACGCCGCTGCAGATCTTCGTCGGCGACCTGCACGGCATCAACACGCTGGAGCATCAGCCGGCCAAGATCGCGGCGATGGAAGGCCACTGGCGCAACGAGCCGGGCGCCGGCGTGCCGCTGATCCTGTTCGGCCTGCCGGACATGGACGGCGAGGTGACGCGCTACAAGCTGGAAATTCCCCGGCTCGGCGGCCTCATCCTGACCCATAGCCTCGACGGCCAGTACAAGGGCCTCAGCGAGTTCCCCAAAGAGGATCGGCCCAACTCGGCGGTGGTGTTCTGGTCGTTCCGCGTCATGGTCGGCCTTGGCATGCTGATGCTGCTGCTCGGCGTCTGGAGCGCCTGGCTGCGCTGGCGCGGCGCCTTCTTCGCACAGCCCTGGTTCCTGCGCTTTGCCACGGTGATGGGGCCATCGGGGCTGATCGCCATCCTGGCCGGGTGGTACACCACGGAAATCGGCCGTCAGCCCTGGGTCGTCTATGGCGTGATGCGCACGAAAGACGCCGTCTCCAACCACTCGGCGCCGGTGCTGTCGGCAACACTGATCGTGTTCATGGTGATGTACTTTGCCGTGTTCGGCACCGGCGTCAGCTACATGCTGAAGCTGATCGCCAAGGGCCCGGCCGACAGCGATGACGAGCACACCCCGCATGATGCAGGCCAATCGCCACGACCCGCCCGCCCCCTGTCGGCCGCGCCCGACGACATCGATCCGTCGATCAACTGA
- a CDS encoding DsbA family protein — translation MRITYLFDPLCGWCYGAGPALERLAGLDGVTLSLAPTGLFAGAGARPMEASFAAYAWQNDQRIARLTGQPFSQSYRRQVLGASGGLFDSAPATLGIIAAGLDDAGHELTVLKRLQAGRYQEGRDIADRAVVADILDEAGFTAAAGRVRTLDAGLIAAYDRRTAAARADMQRFGFEGVPSLVIDDGAGRRPLRGSALFGGFDQLTAQLRAA, via the coding sequence ATGCGGATCACCTATCTTTTCGACCCCCTGTGCGGCTGGTGCTACGGCGCCGGCCCGGCCCTCGAGCGGCTCGCCGGCCTTGATGGCGTCACGCTGAGCCTGGCGCCGACCGGCCTGTTCGCTGGCGCCGGGGCGCGGCCGATGGAGGCCTCGTTCGCCGCCTATGCCTGGCAGAACGACCAGCGCATCGCCCGGCTGACCGGCCAGCCGTTTTCCCAGAGCTACCGGCGCCAGGTGCTGGGCGCCAGCGGCGGCCTGTTCGATTCCGCGCCGGCAACGCTGGGCATCATCGCCGCCGGGCTCGACGATGCCGGCCATGAACTGACCGTGCTGAAGCGCTTGCAGGCCGGCCGCTACCAGGAGGGCCGCGACATCGCCGACCGCGCCGTCGTCGCCGACATTCTGGACGAGGCCGGCTTCACCGCCGCCGCCGGCCGGGTGCGCACGCTCGATGCCGGTCTGATCGCCGCCTACGACCGGCGCACCGCCGCCGCCCGCGCCGACATGCAGCGCTTCGGCTTTGAGGGCGTGCCCTCGCTGGTCATCGACGACGGCGCCGGACGACGCCCGCTGAGGGGCAGCGCCCTGTTCGGCGGCTTCGACCAACTGACCGCCCAACTGCGGGCCGCCTGA
- a CDS encoding Eco29kI family restriction endonuclease produces the protein MRDAANELGALGPSLTTVMNTRVRRDFFTLLEEMEKFASSLDPVLEPRFWFDPADQRTAGNLVAAALISQQRVPLNLIQRSYGAGVYAIYYVGDHPLYAPISASETPIYVGKADPQTPMARRPRDQGEKLYGRLSDHRKMIRTVSAYAFENNLPNPLRIEDFECRRLVTASNAQMHAESHLISMFKPVWNAETRICWGISKHGDTEGRNNARSPWDVIHPGRKWAMLEKLEDSRPPEKILTDVTAHFENNPPFNNRDALIKAFMDSFSQDPMIAAEAVKDDEQEPEDASSSP, from the coding sequence ATGCGTGATGCCGCTAACGAGCTTGGTGCCCTCGGGCCGTCGCTTACGACGGTGATGAACACCAGAGTGCGTCGCGATTTTTTCACTCTTCTCGAAGAGATGGAAAAGTTTGCCTCGTCCCTTGATCCGGTTCTTGAGCCAAGGTTTTGGTTCGATCCCGCCGATCAGCGCACCGCCGGCAACTTGGTCGCCGCGGCGCTTATTTCACAGCAACGTGTTCCCTTGAATCTCATTCAAAGAAGCTATGGCGCTGGCGTCTATGCCATTTATTACGTGGGAGATCACCCGCTTTACGCGCCAATATCGGCAAGTGAAACGCCAATCTATGTTGGGAAAGCCGATCCCCAGACGCCAATGGCTCGGCGTCCTCGCGATCAGGGCGAAAAGCTTTACGGCCGATTATCCGATCACCGCAAGATGATCCGGACTGTTTCCGCCTATGCGTTTGAGAATAACCTTCCCAACCCGCTGAGGATCGAAGATTTTGAATGTCGTCGTCTCGTGACGGCATCGAATGCGCAGATGCACGCCGAGTCCCACCTGATCTCTATGTTCAAGCCGGTTTGGAACGCCGAGACCAGGATTTGCTGGGGAATATCCAAGCACGGCGATACCGAGGGCCGCAACAACGCCCGCAGTCCCTGGGATGTGATCCATCCTGGTCGAAAGTGGGCCATGTTGGAAAAGCTCGAGGACTCAAGGCCGCCTGAGAAAATTCTGACGGACGTTACCGCTCACTTCGAAAACAATCCGCCGTTCAATAACCGCGACGCGCTTATCAAGGCGTTCATGGATTCCTTCTCACAGGACCCGATGATCGCGGCCGAGGCGGTGAAGGATGACGAGCAAGAGCCAGAGGACGCATCTTCGTCGCCGTGA
- the cydB gene encoding cytochrome d ubiquinol oxidase subunit II translates to MGIDLPLIWAIIIGFGLMMYVIMDGFDLGIGILFPFVRDPEDRDTMVNSVAPVWDGNETWLVLGGAALMAAFPIAYAVILSALYLPLMLMLAGLIWRGVAFEFRFKADEGHKPFWDKAFIWGSYIATFSQGAALGAFINGFNVQDGAYAGGVFDWLTPFSLFTGLGLVVAYALLGSTWLVMKTEGNLQRRMRALGKPITLAVLALIVVVSIWTPIGHPDIAVRWFSLPNLFFLAPVPVLVALATWLLIKTLTTQSHAGPFLLSLVLLFLGYSGLAISLWPNIIPPSISIWAAASPPQSMGFALVGALFIIPFILAYTAWSYYVFRGKVKAGEGYH, encoded by the coding sequence ATGGGCATCGATCTTCCTCTCATTTGGGCGATCATCATCGGCTTCGGCCTGATGATGTACGTCATCATGGACGGCTTCGATCTCGGCATCGGCATCCTGTTCCCCTTCGTGCGCGATCCTGAGGATCGCGACACCATGGTCAACAGCGTGGCGCCGGTGTGGGATGGCAACGAAACCTGGCTGGTGCTGGGCGGCGCGGCGCTGATGGCCGCCTTCCCCATCGCCTACGCGGTGATCCTCAGCGCGCTCTACCTGCCGCTGATGCTGATGCTGGCCGGCCTGATCTGGCGCGGCGTCGCCTTCGAGTTCCGCTTCAAGGCCGACGAGGGCCACAAGCCGTTCTGGGACAAGGCCTTCATCTGGGGCTCCTATATCGCCACCTTCTCGCAAGGGGCGGCGCTGGGGGCGTTCATCAACGGCTTTAACGTGCAAGACGGCGCCTATGCCGGCGGCGTCTTCGACTGGTTGACGCCGTTCAGCCTGTTCACCGGGCTCGGTCTGGTCGTCGCCTATGCGCTGCTCGGATCGACATGGCTGGTGATGAAGACCGAAGGCAACCTGCAACGGCGCATGCGTGCCCTCGGCAAGCCGATCACGCTGGCGGTGCTGGCGTTGATCGTCGTGGTCAGCATCTGGACGCCGATCGGCCATCCGGACATTGCCGTGCGCTGGTTCTCGCTGCCCAACCTGTTCTTCCTGGCGCCGGTGCCGGTGCTGGTCGCCCTGGCAACGTGGCTGCTGATCAAAACTCTGACTACCCAGAGCCACGCTGGCCCGTTCCTGTTGTCGCTGGTGTTATTGTTTCTGGGCTATTCGGGGCTGGCGATCAGCCTGTGGCCGAACATCATTCCGCCGTCGATCTCGATCTGGGCCGCCGCGTCGCCGCCTCAGAGCATGGGCTTTGCCCTGGTTGGCGCGCTGTTCATCATCCCCTTCATCCTCGCCTACACCGCGTGGTCCTACTACGTGTTCCGCGGCAAGGTGAAGGCCGGCGAGGGGTATCATTGA
- a CDS encoding DUF2474 domain-containing protein, which produces MAAETTPRRQWLRRVGWLVAIWAGSILALGVVAMMFRLMMNLAGMKS; this is translated from the coding sequence ATGGCCGCCGAGACAACCCCGCGCCGCCAGTGGCTCCGCCGCGTCGGCTGGCTGGTCGCCATCTGGGCGGGCAGCATCCTCGCGCTCGGCGTCGTGGCGATGATGTTCCGGTTGATGATGAACCTTGCCGGCATGAAGAGCTGA
- a CDS encoding very short patch repair endonuclease — protein MTDPARSRQMSLVRSKDTKPELVVRRLLHGLGFRFRLHRRDLPGCPDIVLPRYKTAIFVHGCFWHQHGDPTCWRSRIPKTRQDFWIPKLERNVARDREVMDELRALGWTVVVMWECETTPSKRASLEAKLRSQFACL, from the coding sequence GTGACCGACCCTGCCAGAAGCCGTCAAATGTCCCTCGTCCGTTCGAAGGACACCAAACCGGAGTTGGTCGTCCGGCGGCTTTTACATGGCCTGGGATTTCGGTTTCGCCTCCATCGCCGGGATTTGCCGGGTTGCCCTGACATTGTCCTGCCAAGGTACAAGACGGCCATCTTCGTGCACGGCTGTTTCTGGCATCAACACGGTGATCCGACTTGCTGGCGATCGCGGATTCCCAAAACGCGCCAGGACTTTTGGATCCCGAAGCTTGAACGAAATGTTGCCCGCGATCGCGAAGTCATGGACGAGCTTCGCGCATTGGGCTGGACTGTCGTTGTCATGTGGGAGTGCGAGACAACGCCAAGTAAACGAGCAAGCTTGGAAGCCAAACTGCGATCGCAATTTGCTTGTTTGTAG
- a CDS encoding DNA cytosine methyltransferase — MRCVELFTGCGGLAMGLSRAGFQPQRMIEWDRHAVGNVAHNKGRGVDYVEHWPIEQRDVREINWTQYHGLALVAGGPPCQPFSIGGKHRGHDDHRDMWPEAVRAVREAKPRGFAFENVRGLARAAFSDYLEWILLSLSMPHIERREAETSQEHLERLRTLKRTATYQVRFQQVNAADFGAAQKRFRVLVLGVRKDIGLEPPVLVPTHSREALLWDQWVSGGYWRRHGIERPSAGPMAVDTGTLRRLERAGIQPAELPWRTIRDAIADLGAPGTPGVLNHDPQLGARSYPGHTGSPLDYPSKALKAGVHGVPGGENTLSLPDGRIRYYTVREAARLQGLPDDYEFVGSWSENMRQLGNAVPVQLAEAVAKAMRAVVGVI, encoded by the coding sequence ATGCGCTGTGTAGAGCTTTTCACCGGATGCGGTGGTCTGGCGATGGGCCTTTCCAGGGCTGGGTTTCAGCCCCAGCGGATGATCGAGTGGGATCGTCACGCCGTCGGCAATGTGGCGCACAACAAAGGGCGCGGCGTTGACTACGTCGAGCACTGGCCGATCGAACAGCGCGATGTGCGTGAAATCAATTGGACGCAGTATCACGGTCTCGCCCTGGTGGCGGGTGGTCCGCCGTGCCAGCCGTTTTCGATCGGCGGCAAGCATCGTGGTCATGATGATCACCGCGACATGTGGCCGGAGGCGGTCCGCGCGGTGCGCGAAGCAAAGCCGCGGGGATTTGCCTTTGAGAATGTTCGTGGGCTAGCTCGGGCGGCGTTCTCGGACTATCTCGAATGGATTCTTTTGTCGCTGTCGATGCCCCATATCGAGCGTCGCGAGGCAGAGACCAGCCAAGAACACTTGGAACGGCTCAGAACGCTCAAGCGGACGGCGACTTACCAAGTGCGCTTTCAACAGGTCAACGCCGCCGATTTCGGGGCCGCGCAAAAGCGTTTTCGCGTGTTGGTGCTGGGTGTTCGCAAGGATATCGGGCTTGAGCCGCCGGTCCTCGTTCCAACTCACTCTCGCGAGGCTCTGCTTTGGGATCAGTGGGTCAGCGGCGGCTATTGGCGGCGCCATGGCATCGAGCGGCCGTCGGCTGGTCCGATGGCGGTCGATACGGGGACACTGCGTCGGCTGGAGCGGGCTGGCATCCAGCCAGCCGAACTGCCGTGGAGAACGATACGCGACGCCATCGCCGATCTGGGGGCGCCTGGTACGCCAGGCGTTTTGAACCATGATCCGCAGCTGGGCGCGCGCTCCTATCCTGGACATACCGGCAGCCCACTTGATTACCCAAGCAAAGCCCTGAAGGCCGGTGTGCACGGTGTGCCGGGCGGCGAAAACACCCTCTCGTTGCCTGACGGTAGAATCAGATACTACACGGTGAGGGAAGCGGCGCGTTTGCAAGGTCTGCCCGACGATTACGAGTTCGTCGGTTCGTGGTCGGAGAACATGCGCCAGTTGGGCAATGCCGTCCCCGTGCAATTGGCCGAGGCCGTTGCGAAAGCGATGAGGGCGGTCGTCGGGGTTATTTGA
- a CDS encoding class III extradiol ring-cleavage dioxygenase: MTASRLPTYFISHGGGPWPYMTGEFRSNFDVLEQSLVDMRHELGAKPKAILVVTGHWETRGLAISSGVKPGMVYDYYGFPDYLYHIAYKAPGSPELANRVRQLLGTAGVEATLDPTRGFDHGTFSILKPLYPDEDVPVVQLSLDANLDPAQHLAVGRALAPLRDEGVLIVGSGLSYHNLSAMRGTGGYEPSRRFDAWLQETLLHEPSKTRTERLIGWEKAPAARAAHPREDHLIPLMVVVGAAESEPGAITYHQTDFFGGLTASSFRFGSA, translated from the coding sequence ATGACAGCTTCCCGACTTCCCACCTATTTCATCAGCCATGGTGGTGGCCCATGGCCCTACATGACCGGTGAATTCCGCAGCAATTTCGATGTGCTGGAGCAGTCGCTCGTCGACATGCGCCATGAGCTCGGCGCAAAGCCGAAGGCCATTTTAGTGGTCACCGGCCATTGGGAAACGCGCGGCTTGGCCATTTCCTCGGGCGTGAAGCCGGGCATGGTCTACGACTATTACGGCTTCCCCGATTATCTCTACCACATCGCCTACAAGGCGCCCGGCTCGCCGGAGCTGGCGAACCGCGTGCGGCAGCTGCTCGGCACGGCCGGCGTCGAGGCGACACTCGACCCGACGCGCGGCTTCGACCACGGCACCTTCTCCATCCTGAAGCCGCTCTATCCCGACGAGGACGTGCCGGTGGTGCAGCTGTCGCTGGATGCAAACCTCGATCCGGCGCAGCACCTGGCGGTGGGCCGGGCTCTCGCCCCGCTGCGCGATGAGGGCGTGCTGATCGTCGGCAGCGGCCTCAGCTATCACAACCTCTCGGCCATGCGCGGCACCGGCGGCTACGAGCCGTCGCGCCGCTTCGATGCCTGGCTGCAGGAAACGCTGCTTCACGAGCCGAGCAAGACGCGCACCGAGCGGCTGATCGGCTGGGAAAAGGCCCCCGCCGCCCGCGCCGCCCATCCGCGCGAAGACCACCTGATCCCCCTGATGGTGGTGGTGGGCGCCGCCGAAAGCGAGCCCGGCGCCATCACTTATCACCAGACCGACTTTTTTGGAGGGCTCACCGCCTCCAGTTTCCGCTTCGGATCCGCCTGA